ATTCATAATTTCTATCCGTTTATTTGTTCATTATTACATAGAATGTCATCGTTCCTGCATAGTCGATATACCAGGAAATCTGTCCTGTTTCCGGATCATATTTCCCCTCTTTCATGCTGTCCATAGAGTCGCCCCAACCAGCAAGCAAACTACTGAGCGGTTCGATCGTATTGTCTGCATTCAGTTTGAAATAGCCTTTCATGGCATAAGCTGCACCGTAAGCGGCTCCTTGGTCATACCAACCTCCCAGAAAATCGGATACGGCAAATATGCCTGGTGCCACCAAAGTAACAGATACACTGAAATCTCCTTTGAATGGAGCTTGTTGACCATTCATATTTCGATAACTGACGCTTGAGTCCACCGTATAATCACCGGAAGCATCTGTTGTGACCTCCGGATCATAAACAACCACCGTGCGTTTAACCGAACTGGAGAATCCATCCGCATTCGTAGCTGAATAAGATACAGAATATAGACCGATTTGATCTGCTTTCACATCACTATTGACAGTTACCGAAGCGGTCACGTCTTCTTCTCCCTCCATGGCAACAACACCGGGATCAGAGAATGTACTGCCCACCGGTACCAGCATGGGATTATCACCATTCAGTTCAAAGTTCACATAATAGGTCACTTTAGTCAGACCTTCTGTCGTTTTCTCGCAGCCCCATAAACCGAAAAGACCGCAAAAAAGCAATAAACTATAAATTACTTTTTTCATAAATCTCTCTTTTAAATTAAATTATTTACCCCAGAACACCGGTGACGTATATCCCGGGAATGCCGGTGTGTTCTCATTACGGGAAGAAGAACTTTCTGCATACGGATAACGTTCCAGCAATTTATTTGCACCCACTTCGCCAAATACCTGAATCGGCGTGTACAACGTACCGGGAACATATTTGGATGTATTGTATGATTCCTGATCGCCTTCGGTATAAAAGTCGCTACCTTTGGCTGTACCGAATGTGGGGTAATCCAAACGACGCATCTCACACCAGGCTTCGAACGGGTTGACACCGGAAAGAGCGACCCATTTTGCGATACCGATACTCTTTTTATAATTGGAAGCATCGAACGGATAACGGGCTACATAGTCGGCAGCTCCACTTACGTTAGCAGAAGCAAAAGAAGCCTCGATGGCGGCCGCATAATGAGTGGCGGCATCGGCTGCAGATCCATAACGTGCATAATATTCAGCCTTGAAGAATTCAACTTCTGATACGGTGATCAGGTAAACCGGCATATCGAATGTGGCCACCGGACGACACCAATCCTGCAATTTGCTGGTAGACTTCGGATAGTTGGTTCCTGAAATACCGCCGATATATTCATTGCTTTTGTTTTTTTGAAAGAAAGCAGCCAAACGAGGATCTTCATATTCGATAGCGCCTTCGCTGTTCTTTACTTGCATCGTACCGATGATCGCCAGGTTGGCAGCGATATTGGTTTGCGTAGATCCCCAGGTCGTAGCAAATTCTTCCGAATAGAACGGGTTCATCTGTCCTGGTTCGTTCTTCCAACATCCTTTATAAGAAACGTCGGTGGTTGGGAAGTTGTTTTCTGCCAATAAAGCAGCCACTTCTGATTGTACGTCTTTCACACCGGATATACGCATCAGCATCCTCAACTTCAATGCATTGGCGAACTTGATCCATTTGTCGGCCGTTGAAGACGGGAAAAGGAAGTTGGTGCATACAATATTCGATGCCGAAACCTTTTCCAGCGCCTCATTGATTTCTGCAATCACTCCTTCATAAACCACCTGTCCTTCATCATATTTAGGAGTCGGAAAGTTTTCTAAATCCAGTGCTTCTGTATAAGGCACTTCGCCATAACAATCAACCAAAGCTTCGTAAACAAACGCGCGCAAAACGGTTCCAGCCAGATAGGTTCCCCAGTCTTCCTGCTCTGCGGACTTGGTTAGTAATGTCTTCAGGTTCTGTAATGCTTTTTGATTGAATTGCGTATAGGTTCCGCTACTGCGGGTAGCCGACATATTGAACTTTGAATAGTCCAAATAGTTGCTTGTTCCGAATAAGTGCGCGTACTGCTGGGCATGGAAACCTCCGGCAATGCGCAAAAAATTACCATAGCTTGAAGCCGTGTTCATTTCGATGGCAGGCATTAACATGGAAGTCTCAATGTTCTCCTCGGCTGGCGAATTGGGATCCGTGTTGATATCCAAATAGCTGTTGCAAGAAGTGAAGCTTACACCCAAAAGCAGTGCAGATGCCAATAATATCTTTTTCATATTTTATTTTCTCCTCGTTTTAGAATTTAACACTCAGGTTGCATCCGAATATACGGCAAGACGGGTTGGTATACAGTTCACCGAATTGTGTTGCCAGGTCACCGTAAGTGGACTGTGATACGGTTGTCGATTCCGGATCTACGTAGCGGTTATCTGATGCGGTCCAGGTAAATACATTATTACAAAATGCCGTAATGGCCAAATTGCTCAATGACATCTTGCGTACCCACTGTCTCGGAACATTCCAGGTCAGGCTGATGTTACGCAATTTAACGAATGAACGATCGAGCAGATAAGCTTCTCCGCCATCTCCATATCCGTAATCGTTGAAATAGGTTTGATAGCTGCCGTTGCCCAGATAAATCGGGGTGGTGTTTTCGGTATAATTGCCACCGCCATTATCAACGACTGAATTGGGGATAATGAACGGACGGCGGTCGTTGTAAGTTGTAACTACACCGTTACCTGTAAATTGCATCAGGTTCTTCGTACGTGAGAACATATAACCACCGCTACGAATATCCAAAGATGCGCTCAATGTGAAATCTTTATAGGTAAAAGCTGTATTGATTCCGCCTGTCCAGTCGTGATTCATGTTTTTGCCGGTATCTTCGACCGATGTACCTAAAACAGGATAACCGTTTGCGTCTACGATCGGCTTTCCATCTGCAGTTTTCTTCGGTAAGTAAGTATAGAACTGCCCCATCGGCTTACCTTCTTCGGCATACATATAAATCGCATCGTTACCGGCAGAGAAGTTATAGATGGAAACTTTTCCGCCTTCCAGGCTTTCAGGTAATGAAAGTACCTTGTTGTTGTTTTTTGAGAAGTTGAAACTCAAATCCCAACGAAAATCTTTAACCTGTATCGGAGTGGTGTTGATAACTAATTCGATACCTTTGTTGCTGACTTCACCGAAGTTGGTTACCATATAGCTGAAACCTGTTGACGGATCGGTCGGAAGAGTAAAGATCTGGTCTTTCGTTTTGCGGTTGTAATAGGCTGCATCGATCCCGAAACGTCCGTTGAAGAATTGTAGGTTCATGCCGACTTCAAATTCTGATGTCATTTCCGGACGCAATGTGTTGCTGCCTTTTGTATTGGAAGCTATAAAGGCATTCACTCCGTTCATCGGGAACTTGGATATGTCGAGACCATAATAACCATTTGCCGTACCTTGTATATAAGTCAGACCTGTCTGGTAAGGATCTGCATCGTTACCGGTCTTACCATATGCCAAACGAGCCTTTCCGAAAGTAAGAATTTCATTTTCCGGGATTAGGCGGGTAAAGATCCAACTCAATGTGGCACCCGGATAGAAGAAACTGTTGTTGTCGATAGGCAATGTAGACGACCAGTCGTTACGGGCGGTCAGGTTCAGGTAAATCATATCGTCCCAACCAACGGTTACATCTCCGAAGAGACCTACCAAACGGCGTTTATTCTGACTTTCCGACAATGTTGTTTTCGTAGAACCGTTACTCAGATCCCAAAATCCGGAAAAGAACGACAAGTCGTCGGTCTGGCCGGTCGTGCGCGTATATCCGCGTTCGTTCATGTTTACACCGGCATTTACGTTCACATCCAGCTTGTTTTCCAGGAAACGTTTAGAATAATTAGCCAGGAAATCGTGATTCAATTCGTAATGACGGCCATAGCGGGTATATACATGTCCACTTTGGTTCATGTTGGAAGGAGCATATCCATAGTCTTCGTCGATCAGCGCGTCGTCCAGCTTAATTTGCGGAGCACCTACCTTACGGTCATAGTCCGTATAGTCGAAGCCCATGCGATAGGACAGTTTCAACTCTCTGATCGGAGTGACATCCACCTGCACTTTACCGTAAATTTGCTTCGAAGCCGTATGGTTGTAATTGTTTTCCAATGACCAGTAGGGGTTGGTGATGCCGTAAGGAGTAAAGTAAGCTTCCGGAGTATTGAAGGGTGAACTGGTATCTTTCATGTCCACGATAGAGATGTCGCGAGGTAACTCAAACACGCCGTCGATTACGGATGTACCTTGGAAACTGCCGACTGCATCCGTCTGGCTGCGTGCAAAATTAAGGGAAGAAGACACTTTCAACCAGTCTGTCGCTTCATAGCCGCCACGGAAAGCTACCGTATTACGTTCGTATGTATCATAATCTTTCGGCATGATACCATCATCTTTCGTAAAAGAATAAGACAGATAATAATCCATCTTGGTGTCGGAAGAAACACCGCTCAAGGAAATTGTATGGTTCTGCGACCAACCCGGATCAAAGAAATCCTTTACATTATCTTTTTTTGCACTGTATTCATGAATCAACTGCTGATTATTCCAGATCGGGCCATACACCTGCATTGATCCATCCAAGCGAGGCCCCCAGGAACCATTTTCGATAAATGTCTGTGCACCGTTCCATCCCTGTCCGAACGAGTTCTGCATTTCCGGCAGGAAAGAGACCATACGAGCCTGTACATTACCGCTGTAGCTGATCGAGAAATTTCGTCCGTCGCCTTTCTTTCCTGATTTCGTGGTAATCACGATCACACCGTTAGCGGCACGGCTACCATACAGGGCTGTTGCGGCTGCACCTTTTAATACAGTCATCGAAGCGATATCTTCAGAAGCCACACTTGAAATACCTCCGGTTGCTACGTTCTTGCCATCACCGGAAACCATATTATTCTGTAAAGGTACACCGTCAACTACATAAAGTGGTTGATTACTTCCGTTGATAGAACTGAAACCACGGATTACAATGTTACTAACCGAACCCGGGTCGGAAGAGGTGGAGCTAACCGATAATCCGGCTACCTTACCGGAAAGGGCATCGGCTACATTGGTCGTACGTGAGCTGATAATTTCATCAGCCTTAACGGTCGTTGCTGAATATCCCAGGGTTTTTTCGGAGCGGGTAATACCCATTGCCGTAACGACAACTTCTTCCAAATTCTGGGTGTCTGACTGCAAGAGCACTTTAATAACTGGCTTTACAGCTACTTCCTGCGTGTTCATACCGACATACGAAATTTGTAAAATTTTTCCCTCGGGTGGTACATCCAAAGAGAAACGACCTTCGGCATCCGTTACTGTACCAATCATTGTCCCTTTAACAAGAACTGATGCTCCAATAATCGGTAGACCGTCATCTGCGGCGGTAACAGTACCTGTCACCTTCACATTTTGAGCCACTACTGTACACATGCAGATCACAAGGCACAGTAAAGTAAAAGTTAACTTTTTCATTTCGCACACATTAAATTATATAATATAACTACAATTTTTACTAAGGTTAAATAAGGTATATCTAAGTCCTTGGAGAACTATGTCTTTTAGTCAGAAGGAAAGCTTAATGATCTTGTTTTGAATAGTCGTTATTCTGTTCTTGCTTTGAATTTAAGTTTACTGAGTATCATGCTCTTTGTGGATAAAACGGAAGGTGTATTTACTGTAAGATGAGGATTTGATATTTATTATCATTTAAAAGGTGTGAAAAAACAGCTTTCATTGGTTTGTTTTTGGTGGCTCCTGCTGCTAAATATTTAGTATGGCTGGATATTTTATGTAAAAAAAGGTTGTAGTTGTGATATTTTTATATAACTTGCCGTCGTTTTTTTAATAACCCAAAAAAACGACAACAAACACCAATAAGTTTATCGTTCTAAGTCTAAGATATTTTTATAAAACAGTTTCTGTTATAACTATAAAGATAGTCCAAATGGACATAGTTCTCCAAGAACTAAGTAAATAAGATTGTATTTATCAAAGAAAAGCTATCATATATAAAAAAGAGTGTCGAAACGTATGTCCGACACTCCTTCTTATTTGAATCGTATTGGTTTTGTACTACTGGCTTTATTCAGTAATAACTGAAAACTCCCCAATACCAGCTTGGGGCAAATCATCCACAATCCGTGTTGCTACAAACCGGATCTTATCCCCTTTTACAGCCGGGAAACGTATTTCCTGTTCGATCGGATTATGTTTGATGTTTGAGAACTCTCCTTCAGCAATTTTTTTGTTGTTCACAAATAACTGATAATTGGAAATATGTCCTCCTGCATCACGTCCCTGGTTAGGCACATAACGGAATCCGGCGATCGGAAGTTCTTTAGCCAATTGTATCTCGATCTCTTGCTTTCCTTTCGGTAAATAAAAAGTTGTATATCCGTTACCGTCGAACATGGCAATAGCCTTTTCGTTCTTTGGAGAAATAACCGTGTAGTCTGAAGCTGGAATATCCAGTTCTTTTACAGATACCGGACTGGCTTTGTCAAATGTACGGTCGTATGAAATAGCTTTGATCGTACCTTTTTGAGCAAACGCAAACGGTTCTGTGTAACGAGGAGAGTCTTTTGTCGGTTCAGAACCGTCGGTTGTGTAATGAAGTTCTGAATTTTTATCTTCCACCTGGATTGTAATGATATTCTTCAAGTCACGTCTGATTGCAGGTTCTGTCAGCAATGCAGGTGCAAGGAATGCTTCTACATTATTAATACATAGCGGACCGCGTGCATCCAGGAAGTTGATGCGTATCTTATCAGCGTTGACGGTCTGGAAGCGGACAATTCGTTTATAACCGACAGTTGTCGTAGAGTCGGCTGCTTCGACGGGAGTCCATTGTCCGTCTTTTTCCGTTTCGATGGTAAATGCTTTTACGCGCTGCCCCAATGGAATGTATTCCTGGATCATCAGGCGGTTTACATCTGTCGGTTTATTAAATGTAAAGGTAAGTGTTGCATTTGTGACGTCATCATCTGTAGCCCAGTAAGAATCCCAATCCCCGTCATTGACTTTGTCGGCTTTGAACTGACCGCCGCGGGAATTGCTGGCTTTTACAGAGGTACCTTTCAATAAATCTGTTTTAAGATCGTTCTGTATGGTCTGATGCCATTCGATAGCGCGGATCGAATCGGTCGGGCTGATCTTTCCGTTCAGTGCGACAGGGAAATTCAACAGGAAGTTCGCATTATGTCCCACACTCCGGTAATACAGATCTACCAGATGTGACAACGACTTCACCTGGTGGTCTTCGCGTGCATGATAGAACCAGCCCGGACGGATGGATACATCGCATTCGCCGCCCAGCCACTGCTCGCCATCTTCCAGTCCCCATTGGCTCTGACGGTAATGTATGCCGTCTTTTTTGGTAAACATACTCCATTGTGTATCACCTGCCCAGCCTTCTTCGTTCCCGATCCAGCGGATAGTAGGTTCGGTTCCGCCGAAGATCATGACTGACGGATTGTATTTTTTGATGGTGTCGACGGCCTGTTCGTATTTATAATAACTGTTCGGGTCGATCGAACGTGTTTCATCGGCACCGCCGTACCAGCCGTTTCCTCCGTTTGCGCCGTCGAACCAGTATTCGAACAACGGACCATAGTTGCACACCAGTTCATGCAATTGGGCATGAAACTTCTCTACGTATCCCGGTTGTCCGTAATTTTCACTGTTGCGATCCCAGGGAGAAAGATAGATTCCGAATTTCAGTCCGTGTTTATGGCAGGCATCGGAAAGCTCTTTCACCATATCTCCTTTCCCATCTTCCCAAGGAGAGTTTTTCACGCTGTATTCTGTCGTAGCAGTCTGCCACAGACAAAAACCGTCGTGATGTTTGGCGGTGAGGATCACCCCTTTTAATCCGGCTGCCTGGATCGTGCGGACCCATTGTTCGCAATCCAGATCAGTAGGATTGAAAGTTGAAGCCGGCGTATTTCCGTACCCCCATTCAAGATCGTTGAATGTGTTCAAACCAAAATGGACGAATGCATAGGTTTCCATTTTATGCCATTCTACCTGCTCCGGTGTCGGAATAGGATAGACAGGGTCAGGGGCACTTACTTCCTTACAGGAAAATAACGTACTGAGTCCGACCCCAAGGAGGAAAAGATAATTTGTGCTTTTCATCTCGTGTTTATGTTATTGTTTATGCTCCCAAAGGTACGAAAAATCTGGTTTGCCGATGTTTTTCCAGTCTGTTTTGATATTTTTACTTATTGTATAACAGGGAAAAAGCTATCCGATAGGATCTTGGCGTATTTAGTACAATATTCTTTGTCTTATTGTATTAAATACATGTGGTATTTCTCTATCTGCTTAATAATGTGATGTATAAAATGTATTCTAAGTTTGTTTTGTTGATAATGAATTCATATATTTGGGCATCTAATAACTATATTATTTATAATAGATACCATGAAAAGAAGAGATTTCTTAACAAACACAGCATTGTTGGGTGCCGGAATACCACTGGGTATGTCGTCGGCTGTAATGACTTCATGTACGCAAGAAAAACAAGGTGCAGGTGCCGCTGCGAAGAATTATTCTCCGGAAGAATTGGGAATGTTTTCTTTTGTAGAAGTGGCTCCTGACGGAAAACCGTTAAAAGCGGCGTTGGTCGGTTGCGGTGACCGTGGAACAGGTGCAGCTACTCAGTTTCTTAAATCCGGTCCGAATGTTTCCATCATCGCTTTGGCTGATCTATTTCCGGATAGAATGGCTACTTGCCGGAAAGTATTATCGGAACAATTTAAAAACGAGGTTCCTGATGCAAACTGCTTCCTGGGATTCGATGCGTATAAAAAGGTATTGGCGATGAACGATATAGACGTCGTTCTGCTGTGTACTCCGACACATTTCCGTCCGGAACAGTTTAAAGCTGCCGTTGAAGCCGGTAAACATATCTTTATGGAAAAGCCTTGTGCTGTCGACCCTACGGGTATACGTACAGTGATTGCTGCGGCAAAAGTGGCAACTTCAAAAGGTTTGACTGTAGTAACGGGAAATCAGCGTCGTCATCGTAAAGACTATTGGGAAGCTTATGTTCAGGTAAAAAATGGATTGATTGGTGATGTGGTGTCATCTTCAGCTCATTGGGATCAGGGTGCCTGGTGGAATAAACGGAAACGGCCGGAATGGAGCGATATGGAATATTGTATCCGTAACTGGTTTAATATTAAATGGCTAAGCGGTGACCATCTGCTGGATCAGGCTATTCATAATATTGATGTTGTTACTTGGTTTATGGAAGATCGTCCGGTTCGTGCGGTAGGTTTCGGCGGTCGTGCACAGCGTCTGACTGGCGATATTTATGACTTCTTCAGTGTAGACTATTATTACAATAATAATAAACGGATGTTGGCAACTGCTCGTCAGATTGACGGTTGTGACGGAAATGTATCCGAACAGGTATATGGCACCAAAGGCGTTGCCCTGTTGAACGACAGAGGTGAAATTAAGCTTGTAGATTACAATGGGAATACCCTTTGGGAGTATGACTATCAGAATAAACCGGTGAAAAATCCGTATGATCAGGAACATGTCCATTTGGTTGAATCAATTCGTTTAGATAAAAAAATAAATCAGGCAGAAGCACTGGCCTATTCAACCCAGGTTGCTATTCTTGGACGTGAAGCAGCTTATACCGGTAAACCGATTACATGGGATGAGATTATGGCATCGACTCTCCGTTATGGTCCGGAAGAATATAAGATGGGACCGTTACCATTCTATAAAGAAGGGGAAGCTCCAAAGCCGGGTAAAGCTCCGGATGCTCCGGTTATGTAAATTTGAAATTGCGTCAATAGCGAAACTCCGTATTCTTATATCGAAGAATACGGAGTTTTGTTTAATATATGGTGAACAGATAAAGTTGATTTCTCGAACAATTTGCCTTTCGACAGCTGTGGTAAGATATTTCGATAGCTGTCGAAAGGCTTTCCCATAGCTATCGAAAGGCCTTCCCACAGCTGTCGAAAGGCAAACCGTTTGGAATGTAAATGCACAATGAACGGCATCCTTGTTCTTCTTCCTGCCTATGGATTGTACCGGTTTAGACTTAGCAACAGAATGAGCGAGGTTAATTTCAGCTGATTTATCCGTGTCGGTTTCGTTTATGCCCGTATTTCTTTTCTCTTTCGTACGTACATTATATAACAACGTCTTTGATGAAAAAATAAATACAAAATATTTGGTAAAATATTTGGAGCGTATGTTGTAAAGCACTACTTTTGCACCCGCATTCGAGAGAGAACGGCGCACCAACATGATGAAAGGGGTAACCTGTGGAAAGGGGATGAGGTTAGAGATTCTAAGCAAGATTCCAACCGCCGCAGCGACTCGAAAAAAACTTTGAATTTTTCTTCTGAAAAATTTGCCGGTTAAAATAAAGTCCTTACCTTTGCAGCCGCAATCGAAAGATGAGCGAAAGTTCTTTGAAAGATTTACATATCAACAAGTAGTACAAGTATTAAAAATTAATACCGTCAAAAACTTGAAAATAAACTAACGGATTCTGAGCAAAGATATAACAATTTAAACAACGAAGAGT
This is a stretch of genomic DNA from Parabacteroides chongii. It encodes these proteins:
- a CDS encoding BT_2262 family domain-containing protein, which codes for MKKVIYSLLLFCGLFGLWGCEKTTEGLTKVTYYVNFELNGDNPMLVPVGSTFSDPGVVAMEGEEDVTASVTVNSDVKADQIGLYSVSYSATNADGFSSSVKRTVVVYDPEVTTDASGDYTVDSSVSYRNMNGQQAPFKGDFSVSVTLVAPGIFAVSDFLGGWYDQGAAYGAAYAMKGYFKLNADNTIEPLSSLLAGWGDSMDSMKEGKYDPETGQISWYIDYAGTMTFYVIMNK
- a CDS encoding Gfo/Idh/MocA family protein; amino-acid sequence: MKRRDFLTNTALLGAGIPLGMSSAVMTSCTQEKQGAGAAAKNYSPEELGMFSFVEVAPDGKPLKAALVGCGDRGTGAATQFLKSGPNVSIIALADLFPDRMATCRKVLSEQFKNEVPDANCFLGFDAYKKVLAMNDIDVVLLCTPTHFRPEQFKAAVEAGKHIFMEKPCAVDPTGIRTVIAAAKVATSKGLTVVTGNQRRHRKDYWEAYVQVKNGLIGDVVSSSAHWDQGAWWNKRKRPEWSDMEYCIRNWFNIKWLSGDHLLDQAIHNIDVVTWFMEDRPVRAVGFGGRAQRLTGDIYDFFSVDYYYNNNKRMLATARQIDGCDGNVSEQVYGTKGVALLNDRGEIKLVDYNGNTLWEYDYQNKPVKNPYDQEHVHLVESIRLDKKINQAEALAYSTQVAILGREAAYTGKPITWDEIMASTLRYGPEEYKMGPLPFYKEGEAPKPGKAPDAPVM
- a CDS encoding alpha-L-fucosidase; protein product: MKSTNYLFLLGVGLSTLFSCKEVSAPDPVYPIPTPEQVEWHKMETYAFVHFGLNTFNDLEWGYGNTPASTFNPTDLDCEQWVRTIQAAGLKGVILTAKHHDGFCLWQTATTEYSVKNSPWEDGKGDMVKELSDACHKHGLKFGIYLSPWDRNSENYGQPGYVEKFHAQLHELVCNYGPLFEYWFDGANGGNGWYGGADETRSIDPNSYYKYEQAVDTIKKYNPSVMIFGGTEPTIRWIGNEEGWAGDTQWSMFTKKDGIHYRQSQWGLEDGEQWLGGECDVSIRPGWFYHAREDHQVKSLSHLVDLYYRSVGHNANFLLNFPVALNGKISPTDSIRAIEWHQTIQNDLKTDLLKGTSVKASNSRGGQFKADKVNDGDWDSYWATDDDVTNATLTFTFNKPTDVNRLMIQEYIPLGQRVKAFTIETEKDGQWTPVEAADSTTTVGYKRIVRFQTVNADKIRINFLDARGPLCINNVEAFLAPALLTEPAIRRDLKNIITIQVEDKNSELHYTTDGSEPTKDSPRYTEPFAFAQKGTIKAISYDRTFDKASPVSVKELDIPASDYTVISPKNEKAIAMFDGNGYTTFYLPKGKQEIEIQLAKELPIAGFRYVPNQGRDAGGHISNYQLFVNNKKIAEGEFSNIKHNPIEQEIRFPAVKGDKIRFVATRIVDDLPQAGIGEFSVITE
- a CDS encoding SusD/RagB family nutrient-binding outer membrane lipoprotein translates to MKKILLASALLLGVSFTSCNSYLDINTDPNSPAEENIETSMLMPAIEMNTASSYGNFLRIAGGFHAQQYAHLFGTSNYLDYSKFNMSATRSSGTYTQFNQKALQNLKTLLTKSAEQEDWGTYLAGTVLRAFVYEALVDCYGEVPYTEALDLENFPTPKYDEGQVVYEGVIAEINEALEKVSASNIVCTNFLFPSSTADKWIKFANALKLRMLMRISGVKDVQSEVAALLAENNFPTTDVSYKGCWKNEPGQMNPFYSEEFATTWGSTQTNIAANLAIIGTMQVKNSEGAIEYEDPRLAAFFQKNKSNEYIGGISGTNYPKSTSKLQDWCRPVATFDMPVYLITVSEVEFFKAEYYARYGSAADAATHYAAAIEASFASANVSGAADYVARYPFDASNYKKSIGIAKWVALSGVNPFEAWCEMRRLDYPTFGTAKGSDFYTEGDQESYNTSKYVPGTLYTPIQVFGEVGANKLLERYPYAESSSSRNENTPAFPGYTSPVFWGK
- a CDS encoding SusC/RagA family TonB-linked outer membrane protein; its protein translation is MKKLTFTLLCLVICMCTVVAQNVKVTGTVTAADDGLPIIGASVLVKGTMIGTVTDAEGRFSLDVPPEGKILQISYVGMNTQEVAVKPVIKVLLQSDTQNLEEVVVTAMGITRSEKTLGYSATTVKADEIISSRTTNVADALSGKVAGLSVSSTSSDPGSVSNIVIRGFSSINGSNQPLYVVDGVPLQNNMVSGDGKNVATGGISSVASEDIASMTVLKGAAATALYGSRAANGVIVITTKSGKKGDGRNFSISYSGNVQARMVSFLPEMQNSFGQGWNGAQTFIENGSWGPRLDGSMQVYGPIWNNQQLIHEYSAKKDNVKDFFDPGWSQNHTISLSGVSSDTKMDYYLSYSFTKDDGIMPKDYDTYERNTVAFRGGYEATDWLKVSSSLNFARSQTDAVGSFQGTSVIDGVFELPRDISIVDMKDTSSPFNTPEAYFTPYGITNPYWSLENNYNHTASKQIYGKVQVDVTPIRELKLSYRMGFDYTDYDRKVGAPQIKLDDALIDEDYGYAPSNMNQSGHVYTRYGRHYELNHDFLANYSKRFLENKLDVNVNAGVNMNERGYTRTTGQTDDLSFFSGFWDLSNGSTKTTLSESQNKRRLVGLFGDVTVGWDDMIYLNLTARNDWSSTLPIDNNSFFYPGATLSWIFTRLIPENEILTFGKARLAYGKTGNDADPYQTGLTYIQGTANGYYGLDISKFPMNGVNAFIASNTKGSNTLRPEMTSEFEVGMNLQFFNGRFGIDAAYYNRKTKDQIFTLPTDPSTGFSYMVTNFGEVSNKGIELVINTTPIQVKDFRWDLSFNFSKNNNKVLSLPESLEGGKVSIYNFSAGNDAIYMYAEEGKPMGQFYTYLPKKTADGKPIVDANGYPVLGTSVEDTGKNMNHDWTGGINTAFTYKDFTLSASLDIRSGGYMFSRTKNLMQFTGNGVVTTYNDRRPFIIPNSVVDNGGGNYTENTTPIYLGNGSYQTYFNDYGYGDGGEAYLLDRSFVKLRNISLTWNVPRQWVRKMSLSNLAITAFCNNVFTWTASDNRYVDPESTTVSQSTYGDLATQFGELYTNPSCRIFGCNLSVKF